GTTGTTCTCCCGGCCCGAGTCACGGCTGTTCAAGCGTGAGTACGTCGAGAAGGCCGAGCACTACTTCCAGACGTTCGGCCCGGCCAAGGCCGTGGTGCTCGCGCGGTTCATCCCGATCGTCCGCACGTTCCTCAACCCGGTGGCCGGCATGCTCGGCATGCCCGCGCCGAAGTTCTTCCTGTGGAACGTCGTCGGCGGCGTCCTGTGGACCGAGTCGCTGCTGCTCGTGGGCTACTTCGCCGGTAGCGCGATCCCCAACGTCGACCGGTACATCCTGCCCGGCGCCGCGGTGATCATCCTGCTGTCGGTCATCCCGATCGTCCGCGAGATCATGAAGGGCCGCAAGGCGTCGAAGGCCGTCCCGCCGGCCGAGCCCCGCGGCCGTCACCACCGCGACCCCGCCTCTCCTATGTAGTCCGGGACGCCATCACCTCCCCGCACGCATCGGTCCCGAACCGTCCCGTCACCTCCCGGAGCACGACCGGCCGCCAGGCGAATGTCCTGATGAACGGTCATATGTCGTCATCTAGGGGTTAGCCTCCGATATGTGGGACGCCATCGCACCGACCCAATGGGACTCGCCCGCCTGCTGCTGGCAGGCGTCGCGGTCCTCGTGGTCGTGGCGCTCATCGTGCTCGGCGTGTTCGCCCTGATCGGATCGCTCAACACCGAGGCACCCGCGCCGGACGACCCACCGGCCGCCGTCGTGTCGTCCGAGGTCGCGGGGCCGTCAGCCGCTCCGTCCACCTCACCCGCGAGCGCATCCTCGGCGCCTCCGGCCGCCGGAGCGGCACCCACCCTCTTCGTGGAGTGCCGCGCCGACAGTTGTCCCTTGTTCGTGCGGGTCAGCGGCGGCGACATCGTGGAGGACCGCGATCTCACCCGCGGCCAGCAGGCGACCTACGACCAGCCCCGGCTCGACGTCGTCATCGGGGACGCGTCGACCGTGTACGTCGAGGTGAACGGCAAGCCCCGCGACCCCGGCGGACCGGGTGAGCGGCAGACCTTCACGGCCGAGCGACCCGGCTGACGGAGCCGGCGAGCGGGGCCGGCGCTGAAACGTTCAGGACAGGCCGAGATCATCGAGGGTGTACGCGGTCCGGTACGGCAGGCCGGTCGCCTCCATGGCGGCGGCCGCGCCGCGGTCCACGATGGTCGCCACGCCGACGATCTCGGCCCCCGCCTCGCGCAGCGCCTCCACCGCGGTCAGCACAGAGCCGCCGGTGGTCGAGGTGTCCTCCACCGCGAGCACGCGGCGGCCCGCGACGTCCGGCCCCTCGATGCGGCGCTGCAGACCATGCGCCTTGCCGGCCTTGCGCACCACGAACGCGTCGAGACGCCGTCCGCGCGCCGCCGCCGCGTGCAGCATCGCCGCGGCCACCGGGTCCGCGCCGAGCGTCAGGCCACCCACGGCGTCGTACCCGAGGTCCTCGGTCAGGTCGAGCATCACGCGGCCCACGAGCGGTGCCGCGGTGCCGTCCAAAGTGATGCGGCGCAGGTCCACGTACCAGTCGGCCTCACGGCCGGAGGACAGCACGACCCGGCCGTGCACGACCCCCTTTTTGATGATTTCGTCCAGCAGATTCGCGCGGTCGTTCATGGTGCCAGCCTAGAGAACGGTGCCGCGCGAAGGCCGTTCGGGGACCTCCTTATCACCCCAGCTCGGTCCTAAAAGACAAACTGGTACGGTCGGCGTGGACGTCCATAGATATGGTCATGCGCGGGCCGAATCGCCGGGATTCACCCGCGCGCGATCAGAGGCTTCATTACCCTGAGATAGGGCCGGGCTTCGGCTGCCACCGGGCCTGACCCACGTAGAAAGGGCGGTGTCGCGTGGATCGCTGCGCGCTGTTCGTTGACGCCGGCTACCTGCTGGCGGACGGCGCGATGGCCGTGCATGGGACCCGCCATCGCGAGGCCGTCGCCTGGGACTACCCGGGGTTGCTGCAACTGCTTTCCAGGTTGTCGCGTGAGCGCACCGACCTCCCGTTACTTCGCTGCTACTGGTACGAGGCCACGGTCGAGGGCCGGCGCACACCGGAGCACGACGCGCTCGCCGACATCCCCGGCCTCAAGCTGCGGCTCGCGCGCATACGTCCCGGCCGCCGCGAGGGTGTGGACGCGCAGGTGCACCGCGACCTGATGACCCTCGCACGCAACAACGCCATCTGCGACGCCGTGGTCGTGAGCGGCGACGAGGACCTCGCTCAGGTCGTCAGCGACGCACAGGACCTCGGCATCCGGGTCACCGTCATCCACATCGCCGCCGAAGGCAACTGGGCCGTGTCGCGGGCCCTGCAGCAGGAGTGCGACGACCTCATCGAGATCGGCGGCGGCCACCTGCGGCCGTACGTCAACCTGGTGACCGGCAACGTCGCGGGCCCGGCCGACAACGGCAACGGACAAGGCAACGGCCGTTCCCCCGCCTCCGGCCTGTCCACCCCCTCGTCCCACGGGTCCCCCGCCTACGAGCAAGGCGCACTCGGCCCCGGCCCGAGCGGCTCGGCCTCCTCCACCGGTCGTCCCGGCGGCCAGACCCCCCAGGGGGCCGCGGGCCGGCCGGGCCGTCCCGAGGCGGACGGCGCCTACGGCGGCGCTCCGCACGGTGAGCCGTCCTACGGCTCAACCACCTTCGGGCCCGGCGGCGCGTACGGCCAGAGCTCCGGCTCCTACGGCACGGCCGCGTCCGGCCAAGGCGGCGACAGCGGCCACAGCGACCAGGCGAGGCCGCACGGTCCCACCCCGGACCCGCAGAGCACCCCCGCATCCGGTTCCCCCGGCACGTACGCGAGGGACGTACCGGCCGCACCACCTGCCGCCGCCTCCGGCGACGCGAGCGCGTCCTCCGGTGCGAACGGCCTCGGCACCGGTGGTCTCGGCACCGGTGGTCTCGGTGCCGGTGGTCTCGGCACGGCAGGCGCTCCGGCCGGCGGCGCGCACGCGGCAGGGGGTTCCGCCACAGGTGGCGGCCCGCTCGCCGCAGGCGGCGACCCGGGTGCCGCTCACGGGTCCGGTGCATCACAGACGATCGGCACATCGCAAGGGCTCGCGGCCTCGCAGGGGCTCGGCACATCGCAGGGGCTCGCCGCCTCGCACGGGACCGGTACCTCGCAGGGGTCCGGTGTCTCGCACGGGAGCGGTACCTCGCACGGGACCGGTGTCGCGCAGGGGTCCGGTGTCTCGCACGGGAGCGGTGCTCCCCACAGCACCGGTGACGTGAAGGCGACAGGTCCGGCGGGTAGCGGTGGTCACGCCGCGGGGACGACCGCTCGTTCCCCCGGGGCCAGTGGTCACGTCCCCGGGGCCGGCAACCACCATGGTGCGGCGGCGGGTGGCCACGCCGCGGGCCTCAGCGGCACCGCCGGGCTGAGCGGTGCCTCCGGGTCGAGCGGCACCGGTGGACCCGGTGCCGGGGGTGCGGTGGGGGGAGGCACGGCGCAGGCCGGTGCGGGGGCCCATCAGGTGCCTGGCGTGGGTGGAGCGCATGGAGCCGCTCGGCAAGGCGGGGGACATGAGGCTCCGCGGGACGTCGCGGCCGGGCCGGGGCAGCGGGGAGCGCAGCCCGCGTTGCCTTCGGGGTACTCGGGTGGCTTCGACCAGGGAGTACCGGCGCCTGGTCCGCTCACCGGACCCATGCCGGCGCCGGTGCCGTCGCAGTCGCCGCCGGGCCAGTACGGGCCTGGCGGTCATGCCGGTGGTCCCGGTTCACTCGGGGGGCACGGTGGTGGTTCCGGTTCGCACGGCGGTGGTTCCGGTGCGTATGGGGGACAGGCCGGTGGTTCCGGTTCGTTCGGCGGACAGGACGGTGGTTCCGAAGCGCACGGAGGACAAGCGGGTGGTTCCGGTTCGCACGGCGGTGGTTCCGGTGCGTATGGGGGACAGGCCGGTGGTTCCGGTTCGTTCGGCGGACAGGACGGTGGTTCCGGAGCGCATGGAGCGTACGGCGGTGGTTCCGGTGGGCTCGGGGGGCACGGCGGTGGCGGACATGCGGGAGGCGCGCCGTACGCGGGTGCGCAGCTCGGGCCGTACACGGGGCCGCAGCCGGCGCCGGTGCCGGTGCAGAGTCCGGGGACCACGACGCTCGCGGACGCCGTGAAGGCCGCGCACAAGGAAGGGCACGACTTCGGGGAGTCGGTCGCGCGGGACGCGCCGGCGCTCTGGCTGGAGGCGGTGCTGGCGCGCAAGCCCCGCATGCCGTCGGACCTGGAGGCACGTCTGCTGCAGGGGTCGTCGCTGCCGATCGACTTCCTGCTGCACGACGAGGTGCGCCACGCGTTGCGCCGGGGCTTCTGGGATGCCCTGGAGCGTGCCCGGCGATAACGTGGCGTCAAGCGCGCGTGAGCCGCGGCGAGCCGTCCACCCGGCAGGCTCGGCCGGCACGCGGGGTGCGCGCGCAGGTTCGTAGTTTCGGTGCTTCGAGGAGCTCAGGTACACCGGCGAGGGGGTACCCATGGGTGAGGAGCGGTCTTCCGTGCGGCGCGGTGCGCGGACCCTCAGGGATCCGTTGTCGCGTGCGGCACGGGTGGACGATCAGGTCGACATCGACGTCGACATCGGCATGGTGCTGCGCGCGCACCGCGCGGGGTACCCCCGGCCACGGCCGGGGCCGGTGCGGCGCGCGTACGACGTGGCGGAGCTGGCGCACCGCGGCCAGGTCCGCAAGTCCGGCGAGCCGTACATCATCCATCCGCTCGCTGTGACGATGATCCTCGCCGAGTGCGGCATGGACAGCGCCACACTCCAGGCGGCGTTGCTCCACGACACCGTCGAGGACACCGAGTACACCTTGCCGGAGCTGCGCGCCGACTTCGGCGACGAGATCGCGGTGCTGGTGGACGGCGTGACCAAGCTGGACGGCTCCAAGTGGGGTGAGCGGGCCGAGGCCGAGACGTTCCGCAAGATGGTGCTGGCCGCGGCGGCGGACCTGCGGGTGCTGCTCATCAAGCTGGCCGACCGGCTGCACAACCTGCGCACCCTCGGCTTCCAGCCGCCGCACAAACAGCAGCGCATCGCACGCCAGTCGCAGGAACTGCTGATCCCCTTCGCCGAGCGCCTCGGCATGTACGAGCTGAAACGCGAGATGGACGACCTGTGCTTCTCGGTGCTGCGGCCCGAGGCGCACGGTGAGATCAAGGCCGCGCTCGACGCACGCGAGGCCGCCGGCCGTGCCCTGCTGCGGCCCGCCGTGGACCGTCTGCGGGCCGCGCTCAAGGAGCACAAGGTCGCCGGTGACGTGATGCTGTACCGGCGTCACCTGTGGGCCGTCCACCTGGACGTCGGCGACCGCCTCGACACGTTGCAGCCCGCCGACCAGTTCCGCCTGCTCGTGCTCGTGGACGGCGAGGACCGCGACTGTTACATCGCGCTCGGCGCCGTGCACGCCGGCATGAACCCCGTGCCGGGCCGGCTGAAGGACTTCATCTCACTGCCGCGGTTCAACCTCTACCGCGCGTTGCACACCCGGGTCATCGCGGACGGCCGCACGGTGATGGACGTCATCATCCGCACCCGCCGCATGCACCGTGTCGCCGAGCGGGGTCTCGCCGCGCACATGCACGAGATGGCGCGCGGCCCGGGGGCCGACGTCGCGGGCCGCATCGACCTGGAGTGGCTGCGCCGCCTGCTCGCCTGGCAGAACGACGCGACGTCCGCGGACTTCCTCGAGTCGCTGCGCGGCGACCTGCGGCCCGACGGCATCGCCGCGTTCACCACCGGAGGCGAGCTGATCCCGCTGCCTCCTGGTGCGACGTCCATCGACTTCGCGTACGCGCTCGGCCCGCAGACCGGCGACCACGCCATCGGCGCGCTGATCAACGGCAGGCTGGTGCCGCTGCACGCACGCGTGGACAACGGCGCGGTGGTGCACATCCTCACCGACGAGACCGCCTCACCGTCCGAGGCCGGTCTGGACGCGGCCACCACCCCGACGGCGCGGCTGCTGATCCGCCGCCACCTGGCGGCGAACCAGGGTCCGGACGACGCGGCGGACAAGGGCCGCCGCGTGGTCGCCGAGGCGGTCGCCGGCGAAGGCCTCGATCTGCTGGACCTGGAGTGCCTGGGGGTGTCCGGCAGCGTCGCAGAAGACCTCGGTCACCGCGAGCTCGACGACCTGTACGCCGCGGTCACCGCCGGCAAGGTGGACCTCGACGATCTGGTGGCGAGGCTCGTCAAGGAGAACTCCCGTTCCACGGACCCGGCGCAGGACAGCTGACGTCACTTCGGCGAACCGGCGACGGGCCGCACACCGGCGTGAACGCCGGGACGGTGCGCCGGGGCCGCTACGACAGCGCGTCGAAGCCCGCGCGCAGGTGCGTGACCCGTTCGGACAGGTCGCGGAGCGGACCGGTGAGCGGAGTGGCACCTTGGTTCTTGGCGGCGAGCTCCTTGACGCGGGTCAGCTCGTCCTCGACGGAGGTGAGCCTGCGGGACAGCTCAGGCAGCACCTCGGTGCCGGTGCCGTCCGGCAGTTCGACGGCGAGGCGGTCGCGCAGCAGAGCCGCCTGCTCGGCGAGACGGGTGTTCATGTTGTACAGCTCCACGAACACCGACACCTTGGCCCGCAGCACCCACGGGTCGAACGGCTTGGTGAGGTAGTCGACGGCCCCGGCGGCGTACCCGCGGAACGCGTAGTCCGGCGCGCTGTCGACCACGGTCAGGAAGATGATGGGGATGTTGCGGGTGCGCTCGCGGCGCTTGATGTGCGCGGCGGTCTCGAACCCGTCCATCCCCGGCATGCGCACGTCGAGCAGGATCAGCGCGAAGTCGATGGCGAGCAGCGCCTTCAGCGCCTCCTCGCCGGACTTCGCGCGGACCGCCACCACATCGAGGGAACTGAGGATGGCCTCAAGCGCGATCAGGTTCTCCTCGCGATCGTCGACCAGAAGGATCTTCGCTCGCTCGGCCATCAACCACGGCCCTCCTTGGCCTCACCTGAGCCCACACGGTGGTGGCGGGTCAGCCAGCCACGCAGGCGTTCCAGCAACCGGTCGACGTCCACCGGCTTCGGCACGTAGTCCGAGGCACCCGACGAGATGCTCTTCTCCCGGTCGCCGTGCATAACCTTGGCGGTCAGCGCGATGATCGGCAAGTCGACGAACTGCGGCATGCGGCGAATCGCGGACGTCGTGGCCCAACCGTCCATCTCCGGCATCATGATGTCCATCAGCACGAGGGCGACGTCCTCGTTGCGTTCGAGCTGCTCGATGCCCTCGCGGCCGTTCTCGGCGTACACGACGGTGGCGCCGTGCCGCTCCAGCACGCTGGTCAACGCGAAGACGTTGCGGATGTCGTCGTCGACGATGAGCACCTTGGCGCCGTTCAGCGGGTCCTCACCCTGCCACGGCTCGGTCGTGGAGTCGAGGCTGAGCGACGGCATGTGCAGGTCCTCGCTGAGCACCGGCTCGGCGGCCGGCTCGGCGATCTCCGGCTCCACCGGCCGGCTGTTGTCCTCCGGCACGCTGACCGCGGCGCCGCCGACGCCGTCCGCGAGCGGCCCGGTGTAGTTGATCGGCAGGTGGAGGGTGAACGTGCTGCCGCGGCCGGGCTCGCTGGTGGCGTGGATCTCACCGCCGAGCAGCCGTGCGATCTCACGGCAGATCGACAGACCGAGACCGGTGCCGCCGTACTTGCGGCTGGTGGTGCCGTCGGCCTGCCGGAACGCCTCGAAGATCACGTCCAGTTTGTCGGAGGCGATGCCGATGCCGGTGTCCACGACCGAGAAGGACAGGATGTCGTCGGCGCGTTGCAGCGTCTCGTCGATGTACGGCACCTCGCCGCCGGCGCGGGTGATGATCAGCCGCACCTCACCCTTGGGGGTGAACTTGACCGCGTTGGACAGCAGGTTGCGCAGCACCTGCTGCAGGCGCTGCTCGTCGGTGAGCAGCTCCTCAGGCACCGAGGGGCCGACGTCGACGCTGAACGACAGGCCCTTGTCCCTGGCCAGCGGCGCGAACGTCGCCTCGACGTAGTCGACGAGCTTCGGCATGGACAGCTGCTGCGGGTGGACGTCCATGCGACCGGCCTCGACCTTGGACAGGTCGAGGATGTCGTTGATGAGCTGGAGCAGCGCCGACCCGGCCCCGTGGATGGTGCGCGCGAACTCGACCTGCTGCGAGGTGAGGTTGCCTTCGCTGTTCTCGGTGAGCAGCTTGGCGAGCACCAGCAGGCTGTTCAGCGGGGTGCGCAGCTCGTGGGACATGTTGGCGAGGAACTCGGACTTGTACCGTGAGGAGACGGCGAGCTGCTCGGCACGTTCCTCCAGTGTGCGGCGGGCCTGCTCGATCTGGAAGTTCTGGATCTCGATGGCGCGGTTCTGCTTGGCGAGCAGCGCCGCCTTGTCCTCCAGCTCGGCGTTGGAGCGGCGCAGTTCCTCCTGCTGGCGCTGCAGCTCGTCGGACCGCTCACGCAGCTCGGTCGTGAGGCGCTGGGACTCGGTGAGCAGGCCCTCGGTACGGCTGTTGGCGATGATCGTGTTCATCGTGACACCGATGGTCTCGACGAGCTGATTGAGGAACGCCAGGTGGACGTCGTCGAACCGGCCGATCGAGGCCAGCTCGACCACGCCGAGCACCTGGTCCTCGAACAGCACGGGAAGCACGACGATCTGGGCCGGTGTCGAGCTGCTGAGCCCGGTGTCGATGGTGAGGAAGCCGGCCGGCACGTCGTCGAGCACGATGGGCCGGCCCTCGGCGGCGGCCTGGCCGACGATGCCCTCGCCGAAGTGGAACGTCTGCCTGGCCCGGCTGCCGGGCCGCACGCCGTACCCGGCGATGAGGCGCAGGCGGCCGTCCCGCGGCCCGGTGACCATGTAGAAGGCGCCGTGCGCCGCCGTGACCAGTGGCGTCAGCTCGCTCATGATCAGCTTGGCGACCTCCATGAGGTCGCGGTGGCCCTGCATCAGCCGCGAGACGCGCGCGAGGTTGGACTTCAGCCAGTCCTGCTGCTGGTTGGCCTTGGTGGTCGCGACGAGGTTGGACACCATCGTGTTGATGTTGTCCTTCAGGTCGGCCAGCTCACCCTGGGCCTGGACGCTGATGGACCGGGTCAGGTCGCCGCGCGCGACGGCGCTGGTGACCTCGGCGATGGCGCGCACCTGCGTGGTGAGGTTGCTCGCCAGCTCGTTGACGCTCTGGGTGAGCTGCTTCCACGTGCCTTCGACGCCTTCGACGCGGGCCTGGCCGCCGAGACGGCCGTCGGAGGCGACCTCGCGGGCCACGCGGGTGACCTCGGAGGCGAACGACGAGAGCTGGTCCACCATCTTGTTGATGGTGGTCTTCAGCACCAGGATCTCACCCTGCGCGTCCACGTCGATCTTGCGGGACAGGTCGCCGCGCGCGACGGCGGTGGTGACCTCGCCGATGTTGCGCACCTGGTAGGTGAGGTTGGTGGCCATGGAGTTGACATTGTCGGTGAGGTCCTTCCAGACCCCCGACACGCCGCGGACGCGGGCCTGACCGCCGAGCTGGCCCATGGTGCCGACCTCGCGCGCGACGCGGGTGACCTCGTCGGCGAACAGCGAGAGCTGGTCGACCATGGTGTTCACCGTGTCCTTGAGCTGCAGGATCTCGCCCTGCGCGTCCACGGTGATCTTCTTGGAGAGGTTTCCCTGCACCACGGCCGTGGAGACGGCCGCGATCTGACGGACCTGGGAGGTCAGGTTGTTCGCCATGAAATTGACGTTGTCGGTGAGGTCCTTCCAGACCCCGGACACGCCGTGCACCTGGGCCTGGCCGCCGAGCTGGCCCTCGGAGCCGACCTCGCGGGCCACGCGGCTCACCTCTGAGGCCACGAGCGAGAGCTGGTCGACCATGGTGTTGATCGTGGACTTGAGCTCCAGCATCTCGCCCTGAGCGTCCACGTCGATCTTCTTGGACATGTCGCCGCCGGCGACGGCCTTGGTGACCTGCGCGATGTTGCGCACCTGGTAGGTCAGGTTGGCGGCCATGGAGTTGACGTTGTCGGTGAGGTCCTTCCAGACCCCCGACACGCCTTTGACGTCGGCGCGTCCGCCGAGCTGGCCCTCGGTGCCGACCTCGCGCGCGACGCGGGTGACCTCGTCGGCGAACAGCGAGAGCTGGTCGACCATGGTGTTGAGGGTCTCCTTGAGCTGGAGCACCTCACCCTGCGCGTCCGCGGTGATCTTCTTGGACAGGTCGCCCTGCGCCACCGCCGTCGCCACGGTGGCGATGCTGCGCACCTGGCTGGTCAGGTTGGACGCCATGACGTTGACGTTGTCGGTGAGGTCCTTCCACACACCGGAGACGCCGCGCACGCGGGCCTGGCCGCCGAGCTCACCCTCGGTGCCGACCTCACGGGCCACACGGGTGACCTCCTCGGCGAACGCCGAGAGCTGGTCGACCATGGTGTTGACGGTGTTCTTGAGCTCCAGCATCTCGCCGACGGCGTCGACGGTGACCTTGCGCGACAGGTCGCCGCGCGCGACGGCCGTGGTGACGACGGCGATGTCGCGGACCTGGGCCGAGACCCGGCTGGACATGGTGTTCACGGCCTCGGTGAGGTCGCGCCAGCTTCCCGACATGCCGCGCACGTTGGCCCGGCCGCCGAGCTGGCCCTCCGAGCCGACCTCGCGGGCCACGCGGGTGACCTCGGAGCTGAACAGCGCGAGCTGGTCGACCATGCCGTTGATCGCCTTGCCGAGGCGGCGGACCTCGCCTCTGGCCGTACGGTCCATGTCTATGCGGCGGGACAGGTCACCCTGGGCCACGGCGTCGAGCACGTCGGCCGCGGCGCTCACGGGGCCGACCAGAGCGTCGATGAGATCGTTGACCGAGTGCACGCTCTCGGCCCAGGAGCCCACACCGGGCCCCGGCGTCAGGCGGACGCCGAACCGTCCCTCCTTGACGACCTCCTTGCGCACCCGCAGCAGCTCGTTGGCGAGGTGCTCGCGGCGGTCGGCCACCTCGTTGATGAGCAGCCGGACCTCGCTGAGGACACCGGGAGCCGCGTGGGGGACGCGCCGCCGGAAGTCGCCGTCTCGCCACGCGACGAGCGTGTCCAGCAACGGCCGGAGATCGGACTCGGTGTAAGACCGCTCCGAACCCGACCCCGCGAGTGTCGCGGTGCCTTTCATGAAGCCTCCTTCACGCTGTTCGGGCGGGACATGGAGTAGTGCCAGTCTGGCATGAAGGACACTATGTGGTCGCCTGCTCCGCCGACCGCATGTGGCGGCCATCTGTGGTATGCACGGTGTGATGACGAATTCTTCCCGAGGTGTGCTGGCCGCGTCGTTCGTAGCGGGCAAGGCCGCCCTGCCCGACGCCAAGCGGTTCACGCAGGAGGTGCTGACCGCGTGGGCCGCCACTCCTGTCCTGGCGGACGCCGAGCGGCTCACCGAGGAATTCGTGTCGGAAGTAGGGGATGTTCCGTTTGAGATTCTATGGGGACATCAGGGGGGAAGCGTCCAGATCGAGCTCCGGCAGCGGGCCGACGACGATCGAGTTCCCGCCGCACCTGCCGTTCCCGTGGCCACATGGGGTGTCACATTCACCGGCACACAACGCGCCACGTGGGCCAGGCTCGACCTCCCGCAGCGCACGCCGCGGCCGGTGGACGCAGGCATGGACGCCGAGCCGCACCTGCGCGGCCCCGGCTGGCTCGGTTACCTCGCCGACGCCAGCGACCTGCTCGCCGGCACCCTCGACCCCGGCATGGTCCCCGCGCTGATCGCGCAGATCGTGGTGCCGCGCCTCGCGACCTGGTGCGCCGTCTACACCGCCGACAACGGCGGCGGTGAGCAGACCCTGGCCTATCTCTGGCACGCCGACGAGTCCGAGATCGACGATCTGCGCGAGCAGCTCGCCGACGCGGCCATCCCTCCGGCGGACGACCTGCGTCCCCGGCCGATCTCGTTGCCGGCCTGGCAGTCGCTCGCGTTCCCGCTGGTGGCCAAGGGCCGCAGTCTCGGCGTCATGTGCCTCGGCAGGGGAGGAAGGTTCCCCGACGACATCGCGCAGCTCGCCGAGGACCTCGCGCGCCGCGCGGCGCTCGCCATGGACAACGCGCGCCTGTACGCGCAACAGGCCGACGCCAACCGCGCGCTCCAGCGCAGCCTGCTGCCGCCAGGCGTCCCCGCGATCACCCCCGGCCTGGACTACTCGGTGGTGTACGAGCCCGCCGGCGAGACCAACGAGGTCGGCGGCGACTTCTACGACCTGTTCGCGACCGGTGAGGGCACGTGGCGGTTCGCCATCGGCGACGTCTGCGGCACCGGCCCCGAGGCCGCCGCCGTCACCGGCCTCGCGCGTCACACGCTGCGCCTGCTCGCTCGCGAGAACTACGACGTGGCGGCGGTCGTCTCGCGGCTCAACCGCGCCATCCTCGAAGAAGGGGAGCGCGCTCGCTTCCTCACCCTTCTCCACGGCGAGATCACCCGAACCGGCGACGGCCTGGAGCTGTCGCTGATCTCCGCGGGACACCCCGAGGCGCTGCGGCTGCGGCCGACGGGGGTGGTGGACGCCGTGGTGACCGCTCAGTCGCTGCTCGGGGTCTTCCCCGAGGCCGAGTTCGAGGCCGAGCGGGTGGTCCTCGCGCCTGGCGACGTGCTGCTCGGCGTGACCGACGGCGTCACCGAGCGCAGGTCGGGCTCACGGCTGCTCGACGACGACGGCGGCCTGCCGAAGCTCCTCGCCGAGTGCGTCGACCTGTCGGCCCGCGCGGTCGCCGAGCGCATCCACCGGGCCGTGCAGGACTTCGCGGCCGAGCCGAGCGCCGACGACCTCGCGATCCTGGTGCTGCGCGCCGAAGGCCGAGACCCCGTCTGACCGGCTAGAACGGTGCGGAGCCGCCTTTGTCGAGGCCGGTGTGCTTGCGCGCGAAGTCGACCTGGATGGTCATCTGCTTGATGCGTTCCTCGATGACCAGCGTGCCGTGGCCGGCGTTGTACCGGTAGACCTCGAAGTCGTGCTTGCGCTCCTCCAGCCGGGTCAGGTACTTCTCGATCTGGCCGATCGGCGAACGCGGGTCGTTCTCGCCGGCCAGCACGAGCAGCGGCGCCTCCACGGCGTCGAGGTAGGTGATCGGCGAGGAGCTCGCGTACCGCTCCGGCACCTCCTGCGGCGACCCGCCGAACAGCGCGCGGTGGTAGGCGCGCAGGCCCTCGGTCTCGTCCCGGTACGTCGCGGCGTGGTCGGCGATCGGGACCGCCGCGATGCCGGCGGCCCACTTGTCCGGCATGGTGCCGAGGCCGAGCAGCGTCAGGTAGCCACCCCACGACGCGCCGGCGAGGATCAGCCGGTCGGGGTCCGCGCCACCCTGCTCGACGGCCCAGTCGCGCACCGCCGCCACGTCGGCGAGCTCGATGTGGCCGACGTCGCCGCGCAGCGCGTCCCGCCACGCCGAGCCGTACCCCGTGGAGCCGCGGTAGTTGACCCGCACCACGGTGAAGCCGGCGTCGACCCACGCCGCGACGTTCGGCAGGAAGGAGTCGTCGTCCTGCGCCGCGGGG
The window above is part of the Sphaerisporangium rubeum genome. Proteins encoded here:
- a CDS encoding DedA family protein, which produces MDLTNLLDAQWWIVTFGLIGILAIIFAETGLLIGFFLPGDSLLVVAGMGASAAVATSVGLDAPFPLAVLLIGAPFCAIVGAQVGHYIGAKTGPRLFSRPESRLFKREYVEKAEHYFQTFGPAKAVVLARFIPIVRTFLNPVAGMLGMPAPKFFLWNVVGGVLWTESLLLVGYFAGSAIPNVDRYILPGAAVIILLSVIPIVREIMKGRKASKAVPPAEPRGRHHRDPASPM
- a CDS encoding DUF4115 domain-containing protein; translated protein: MGLARLLLAGVAVLVVVALIVLGVFALIGSLNTEAPAPDDPPAAVVSSEVAGPSAAPSTSPASASSAPPAAGAAPTLFVECRADSCPLFVRVSGGDIVEDRDLTRGQQATYDQPRLDVVIGDASTVYVEVNGKPRDPGGPGERQTFTAERPG
- the pyrE gene encoding orotate phosphoribosyltransferase — translated: MNDRANLLDEIIKKGVVHGRVVLSSGREADWYVDLRRITLDGTAAPLVGRVMLDLTEDLGYDAVGGLTLGADPVAAAMLHAAAARGRRLDAFVVRKAGKAHGLQRRIEGPDVAGRRVLAVEDTSTTGGSVLTAVEALREAGAEIVGVATIVDRGAAAAMEATGLPYRTAYTLDDLGLS
- a CDS encoding NYN domain-containing protein, with the protein product MDRCALFVDAGYLLADGAMAVHGTRHREAVAWDYPGLLQLLSRLSRERTDLPLLRCYWYEATVEGRRTPEHDALADIPGLKLRLARIRPGRREGVDAQVHRDLMTLARNNAICDAVVVSGDEDLAQVVSDAQDLGIRVTVIHIAAEGNWAVSRALQQECDDLIEIGGGHLRPYVNLVTGNVAGPADNGNGQGNGRSPASGLSTPSSHGSPAYEQGALGPGPSGSASSTGRPGGQTPQGAAGRPGRPEADGAYGGAPHGEPSYGSTTFGPGGAYGQSSGSYGTAASGQGGDSGHSDQARPHGPTPDPQSTPASGSPGTYARDVPAAPPAAASGDASASSGANGLGTGGLGTGGLGAGGLGTAGAPAGGAHAAGGSATGGGPLAAGGDPGAAHGSGASQTIGTSQGLAASQGLGTSQGLAASHGTGTSQGSGVSHGSGTSHGTGVAQGSGVSHGSGAPHSTGDVKATGPAGSGGHAAGTTARSPGASGHVPGAGNHHGAAAGGHAAGLSGTAGLSGASGSSGTGGPGAGGAVGGGTAQAGAGAHQVPGVGGAHGAARQGGGHEAPRDVAAGPGQRGAQPALPSGYSGGFDQGVPAPGPLTGPMPAPVPSQSPPGQYGPGGHAGGPGSLGGHGGGSGSHGGGSGAYGGQAGGSGSFGGQDGGSEAHGGQAGGSGSHGGGSGAYGGQAGGSGSFGGQDGGSGAHGAYGGGSGGLGGHGGGGHAGGAPYAGAQLGPYTGPQPAPVPVQSPGTTTLADAVKAAHKEGHDFGESVARDAPALWLEAVLARKPRMPSDLEARLLQGSSLPIDFLLHDEVRHALRRGFWDALERARR
- a CDS encoding HD domain-containing protein, producing the protein MRRGARTLRDPLSRAARVDDQVDIDVDIGMVLRAHRAGYPRPRPGPVRRAYDVAELAHRGQVRKSGEPYIIHPLAVTMILAECGMDSATLQAALLHDTVEDTEYTLPELRADFGDEIAVLVDGVTKLDGSKWGERAEAETFRKMVLAAAADLRVLLIKLADRLHNLRTLGFQPPHKQQRIARQSQELLIPFAERLGMYELKREMDDLCFSVLRPEAHGEIKAALDAREAAGRALLRPAVDRLRAALKEHKVAGDVMLYRRHLWAVHLDVGDRLDTLQPADQFRLLVLVDGEDRDCYIALGAVHAGMNPVPGRLKDFISLPRFNLYRALHTRVIADGRTVMDVIIRTRRMHRVAERGLAAHMHEMARGPGADVAGRIDLEWLRRLLAWQNDATSADFLESLRGDLRPDGIAAFTTGGELIPLPPGATSIDFAYALGPQTGDHAIGALINGRLVPLHARVDNGAVVHILTDETASPSEAGLDAATTPTARLLIRRHLAANQGPDDAADKGRRVVAEAVAGEGLDLLDLECLGVSGSVAEDLGHRELDDLYAAVTAGKVDLDDLVARLVKENSRSTDPAQDS
- a CDS encoding response regulator, giving the protein MAERAKILLVDDREENLIALEAILSSLDVVAVRAKSGEEALKALLAIDFALILLDVRMPGMDGFETAAHIKRRERTRNIPIIFLTVVDSAPDYAFRGYAAGAVDYLTKPFDPWVLRAKVSVFVELYNMNTRLAEQAALLRDRLAVELPDGTGTEVLPELSRRLTSVEDELTRVKELAAKNQGATPLTGPLRDLSERVTHLRAGFDALS